A window of the Desulforapulum autotrophicum HRM2 genome harbors these coding sequences:
- a CDS encoding IS4 family transposase, with amino-acid sequence MHITSTEYQNQTINPEKLGIFGNYFSKLKVGSMLNNSGIVKTKGASPLELFTIVFNLAFIGKNFFQGVVRNKKVGVGKDAVYDFLNSPTYNWRRFTTLLSSRIYCIIKGLLDNSSEEVLIFDDSPYDRSRSKKVELLSRVYDHATHKYLKGFRLLTLGWSDGNSFLGIDFALLSSANKKNRYNEINPDIDKRTCGYQRRKEAITKSTMHLEPMVKKALKTGIRAKYLVMDSWFSMPSVISSLRKHIHIICMLKDHPKWFYEYNGKRLRLSDLYGKLKKKRGKAKVKASVLVRLPDGNKARVIFVPCDKKRGWLAFLSTDITIADDEIIRLYGKRWDIEVFFKMCKQHLKLVKEIQIRNYDGLIGHTSLVMARYNILSLFQRKSVDQRSFGDLFRACNEELANITFLDALTRIMQLAMATLRKVHNLSEKIINSMLDLIMGEALVYFGLSNRQTPLLEGE; translated from the coding sequence ATGCATATTACCTCGACAGAATATCAAAATCAAACCATAAATCCTGAAAAGCTCGGAATTTTTGGTAACTATTTTTCCAAATTAAAAGTTGGAAGCATGCTCAACAATTCAGGTATAGTCAAAACCAAAGGTGCTTCTCCCCTGGAATTGTTCACTATCGTTTTCAATCTGGCGTTTATTGGCAAAAACTTCTTCCAAGGCGTAGTGCGGAATAAAAAAGTGGGAGTCGGAAAAGATGCCGTGTATGACTTTTTAAATTCGCCCACCTATAACTGGAGACGGTTTACAACTCTTCTTAGCAGCCGAATTTATTGTATAATTAAGGGTCTTCTGGATAATTCTTCTGAAGAGGTTCTTATCTTTGATGACTCGCCATACGACAGAAGCCGTTCCAAAAAAGTGGAACTTCTTTCCCGTGTATATGATCATGCAACTCACAAATATCTAAAAGGCTTCAGGCTGCTTACTCTTGGCTGGTCAGATGGTAACAGTTTTCTCGGGATTGATTTTGCCTTGTTATCATCAGCAAACAAAAAGAATCGATACAATGAAATCAATCCAGATATTGATAAAAGAACGTGCGGTTATCAACGCCGCAAAGAAGCGATAACAAAATCCACAATGCATCTGGAACCAATGGTAAAAAAGGCCCTCAAGACTGGTATCAGGGCGAAGTATCTTGTAATGGATAGTTGGTTTTCAATGCCTTCGGTGATTTCGAGCCTTCGCAAGCATATCCACATTATCTGCATGCTTAAGGATCATCCAAAATGGTTTTACGAGTACAATGGAAAGAGACTCAGGTTAAGTGACCTTTATGGAAAATTAAAGAAAAAAAGAGGGAAGGCCAAAGTTAAGGCCAGTGTCCTTGTTCGGTTACCTGACGGGAACAAAGCCAGAGTCATATTTGTCCCCTGTGATAAAAAACGAGGATGGCTCGCCTTTTTATCAACAGATATTACCATAGCAGATGATGAAATAATAAGGCTGTACGGTAAACGCTGGGATATCGAAGTATTTTTTAAAATGTGCAAACAGCATCTAAAACTGGTTAAAGAGATCCAAATCCGGAACTATGATGGTTTGATCGGACACACTTCCCTGGTAATGGCCAGATACAATATTCTGAGTCTGTTCCAAAGGAAAAGCGTTGATCAACGATCATTTGGAGATTTATTCAGAGCCTGCAATGAAGAATTGGCCAACATAACTTTCCTTGATGCACTAACGAGGATAATGCAATTAGCCATGGCTACGTTACGAAAGGTTCATAACTTGTCTGAGAAGATCATAAATTCCATGCTCGACCTGATAATGGGTGAAGCACTTGTATATTTCGGCCTTTCCAATCGGCAAACGCCCCTATTGGAAGGGGAATAG
- a CDS encoding MerR family transcriptional regulator — translation MQRQDYSIGDTARITGVTEKQLRHWEDRGYIQGINRVVCGARAYRIYSEDQIQLLTAIKGYLNEGFTLSVAAEKANKNSQKEEE, via the coding sequence ATGCAAAGACAAGATTATTCAATCGGTGACACAGCCAGAATTACAGGAGTCACAGAGAAACAGCTACGACACTGGGAGGATCGTGGGTACATCCAGGGCATCAACCGTGTTGTTTGCGGAGCTCGAGCGTACCGGATTTATTCAGAGGACCAGATTCAACTACTTACGGCCATTAAGGGATACCTGAATGAGGGCTTTACCTTGTCAGTAGCCGCTGAAAAAGCGAACAAAAATTCACAAAAGGAGGAAGAATAG
- a CDS encoding sigma 54-interacting transcriptional regulator, with the protein MITKDNYLEIGHVNCTECKTALDWNAVDSAAREYGLVTLVKRDGGGYFGITCPLCLKTTLHQADVYIIKKMLSGEFIYCPEGKYPNFDFFGHFGYFSNFNLDLSNALKFHQRLHYNFQRIPGYISFHRVDEYGRDKSIPATFVGKANVDYCSLINNYYAIGPIAEIQIFLKDFKDELILDQHQSFFKETEHDNIIKISQRIENKTGSKVFNRFIIGDPIFAYINKYCHKYDKETNRKIRERTFKRVRNDRQYKGLKELKEMYKRINERPIFPDTFQHNISKNYDLLDILTIPDQAWAYPMYLHSNRKFTQKDAKASFLPKPFGTLIKQPDFESITDNIWKELNKDHIQDLLSMMSENFIEEYIQLMKRIDCTFKCVWELKEKYLIKLCDAVQSKRKRAEFKIEQTNRKIEQIEKIQKNYSKLKDIISNDYEINKIKETLINYYKTNMVDICLLIGDTGTGKELFAKAVHQISGRKGNFVAVNCASTSELFDSKFFGHQKGSFTNANKDRIGVFEQANGGTIFLDEIGELDLKDQPKFLRVLQEREVTPVGENTPRKIDFLLVSATNRNLKEMVDQGKFREDLYHRINSPIIRIPALRKRREDIAILTRYFIDKFDIARSNDLKLDQLEIDDECIQELKRLPWFGNVRELENSCKMVVVLRLASNDRSKINFSEFEINESVTTKPSANKLENKKKKPLPGNTKITPEEVKQAMENNNGNKTKAAAELGVTYHTVLRNCKKLGI; encoded by the coding sequence TTGATAACCAAAGACAACTATCTCGAAATAGGTCATGTTAATTGTACTGAATGCAAAACGGCTCTGGACTGGAATGCTGTGGATTCAGCCGCAAGAGAATATGGTCTTGTTACTTTAGTGAAAAGAGATGGGGGGGGCTATTTCGGCATCACATGCCCACTTTGCTTAAAAACAACTTTGCATCAAGCAGATGTTTATATAATCAAAAAAATGTTATCTGGCGAATTCATATATTGTCCGGAAGGTAAATACCCAAACTTTGATTTTTTTGGTCATTTCGGATACTTTTCAAATTTTAATTTAGACTTGTCCAATGCTCTAAAATTCCACCAAAGACTCCATTATAATTTTCAACGTATACCTGGATATATATCGTTTCATAGAGTTGATGAATATGGTAGAGATAAATCAATACCGGCAACATTCGTAGGAAAAGCCAATGTAGATTATTGTTCATTGATCAACAACTATTATGCAATCGGACCCATTGCAGAGATTCAAATTTTTTTGAAGGATTTCAAGGATGAATTGATACTTGATCAGCATCAATCTTTTTTCAAAGAAACTGAACACGATAATATAATCAAAATATCCCAACGCATTGAAAATAAAACTGGGTCAAAGGTCTTTAATCGATTTATCATTGGTGATCCAATATTTGCATACATAAATAAATATTGTCACAAGTATGATAAGGAAACGAATAGAAAAATCCGTGAGCGCACTTTTAAAAGAGTTAGAAATGATCGTCAATACAAAGGGTTAAAAGAATTAAAGGAAATGTATAAGAGAATAAATGAGAGGCCAATTTTTCCCGATACTTTTCAACATAATATCTCAAAAAATTACGATCTGCTTGATATCCTCACTATTCCTGATCAAGCTTGGGCCTATCCAATGTATTTACACTCAAATAGAAAATTTACCCAGAAGGATGCAAAAGCCTCTTTTTTACCAAAACCTTTTGGAACACTAATTAAGCAACCAGATTTTGAATCTATAACAGATAACATATGGAAAGAGCTTAACAAGGACCATATTCAAGATCTTCTGTCCATGATGTCTGAAAATTTCATCGAAGAGTACATTCAATTAATGAAGAGGATTGATTGTACTTTTAAATGTGTATGGGAATTAAAAGAAAAATATCTAATTAAATTGTGTGATGCCGTTCAATCAAAAAGGAAAAGAGCAGAATTTAAAATAGAGCAAACTAACCGTAAAATAGAACAAATTGAAAAAATACAAAAAAATTATTCTAAACTGAAAGACATCATTTCTAATGATTATGAAATAAATAAAATCAAAGAAACGTTGATCAACTATTATAAAACGAATATGGTTGATATATGCTTACTGATTGGCGATACAGGGACAGGAAAGGAATTGTTTGCTAAAGCTGTTCATCAAATCAGTGGTAGGAAGGGGAATTTTGTTGCCGTAAATTGCGCTTCAACATCTGAATTATTTGACAGCAAATTTTTCGGACACCAGAAGGGTTCTTTTACTAATGCCAATAAAGATAGGATTGGAGTTTTTGAACAAGCTAATGGAGGAACAATATTTTTAGATGAAATAGGCGAATTAGACTTAAAAGATCAACCCAAATTTTTGCGAGTCCTTCAAGAAAGAGAAGTCACACCAGTTGGTGAAAACACTCCCAGAAAAATTGATTTTTTATTAGTTTCTGCAACAAATAGAAATTTAAAAGAAATGGTGGATCAAGGCAAATTCAGAGAAGATTTGTATCATAGAATAAACTCTCCGATTATCAGAATTCCAGCTCTTAGAAAGCGTAGAGAGGACATTGCTATACTGACAAGGTATTTTATTGATAAATTTGATATAGCGCGTAGCAATGACTTGAAATTAGACCAACTTGAAATAGATGATGAATGTATCCAGGAGTTAAAACGACTTCCTTGGTTTGGTAATGTAAGAGAACTTGAAAATTCATGTAAAATGGTTGTTGTGCTCCGCTTAGCATCAAACGATAGATCTAAAATTAATTTTTCAGAATTTGAGATTAATGAAAGTGTGACAACAAAACCGAGTGCCAACAAATTAGAAAATAAAAAAAAGAAACCTCTACCCGGCAATACAAAAATCACCCCTGAAGAAGTAAAACAGGCCATGGAGAATAATAATGGTAATAAAACCAAGGCTGCTGCCGAATTAGGGGTCACCTACCACACCGTTCTTCGTAACTGCAAAAAACTCGGCATATAA
- a CDS encoding DNA methyltransferase, whose protein sequence is MKDLKVKTIKELNVNSLTRNPNHPRKEVGDLTKLTLSIRHEGILTPPVVAKVGENTYQPIDGDRRLEVAKALGYESLTCVVYEGLTEAEIAQKSYILNVERNQLNNIERALHIKKMKDEFGYSHDELEILGYGSKGQTSKLLSLLDLPEEIQGNLINGELTKAHCIELSKIKDTKQMLRTAKLAIENDWSSKKVGNTVERLKRNTNKAAKKEIPANVPAQGVPGVYFKDAKDMAELPKESVGLVLTSPPYFNGMEYELGFTYDEHLENVKGVLAESARVLVKGGILALNVADITNFKGKNGTDNRSRIQPMLHFYNLCLRKHGFHLQDEIIWVKDSNSFTQDDAVNYTDKTVHTQYRIVDRHEPIYIFKKKGDRPIPSDENIILQSRISKEEWKVYAPSAWQISPAPRNQGHPNAFPDELARRIIRMYSFVGDTVLDPFLGSGTTVKVARELDRDGVGYERDLRYKAAIMRKLGVAEVEERQEPVSDFAARQLEELEANQPGKPKVEIMASKGMMEAVSEMRKEKKMTAA, encoded by the coding sequence ATGAAAGACCTAAAAGTGAAGACCATTAAAGAGCTTAACGTCAACTCGTTAACCAGAAACCCCAATCACCCGAGAAAGGAAGTGGGAGACCTTACAAAACTTACTCTCAGCATCCGCCATGAAGGCATCTTGACACCACCCGTAGTCGCCAAAGTCGGTGAGAATACCTACCAGCCCATCGACGGTGACCGCAGATTAGAAGTTGCAAAAGCCCTCGGTTATGAATCGTTAACCTGTGTGGTATACGAGGGGCTGACCGAAGCAGAAATCGCTCAGAAATCCTACATCCTGAATGTAGAGCGCAATCAGCTGAACAACATTGAACGTGCCCTACATATCAAGAAAATGAAAGATGAATTCGGATACAGCCACGATGAGCTTGAAATCCTCGGTTATGGCTCTAAGGGTCAGACATCCAAACTCCTTAGCCTTCTGGATCTGCCTGAAGAGATACAGGGCAATCTCATAAACGGAGAATTGACCAAAGCCCACTGTATTGAGCTAAGTAAGATTAAAGATACCAAACAGATGCTCAGGACCGCGAAATTGGCAATCGAAAATGACTGGTCTTCCAAGAAGGTGGGAAACACTGTTGAACGCCTGAAAAGGAATACCAACAAGGCTGCTAAAAAGGAAATCCCAGCAAATGTTCCCGCTCAGGGTGTCCCAGGTGTCTACTTTAAGGATGCCAAGGACATGGCCGAGCTGCCGAAGGAGTCTGTAGGACTCGTCTTGACCAGCCCTCCATACTTCAACGGAATGGAATATGAACTGGGATTCACCTACGATGAGCACCTGGAAAACGTTAAAGGTGTCCTGGCTGAAAGTGCCAGAGTCCTGGTAAAGGGTGGCATCCTGGCTCTGAATGTGGCGGATATTACGAACTTCAAGGGCAAAAATGGCACAGATAATCGCTCTCGGATTCAGCCGATGCTGCACTTCTACAACTTATGCCTGAGGAAACATGGCTTCCACCTCCAGGATGAAATCATCTGGGTGAAGGACTCCAACTCATTCACCCAGGACGATGCAGTCAACTATACCGACAAAACGGTTCACACCCAGTACCGTATCGTAGATCGGCATGAGCCTATCTACATTTTCAAGAAAAAAGGAGACAGGCCTATACCTTCGGATGAAAACATCATCCTTCAGTCCCGCATCTCGAAGGAAGAATGGAAGGTCTACGCTCCCAGCGCCTGGCAAATCAGCCCAGCTCCGAGGAACCAGGGGCACCCGAATGCCTTCCCCGATGAGTTGGCCAGAAGGATTATCAGGATGTACTCCTTCGTCGGCGATACGGTTCTTGATCCCTTCCTGGGAAGCGGTACCACAGTCAAGGTCGCCAGGGAGCTGGACCGGGACGGAGTTGGTTATGAAAGGGACCTCCGCTACAAGGCTGCCATCATGAGGAAACTCGGGGTAGCCGAGGTAGAAGAACGGCAGGAGCCTGTATCGGATTTCGCTGCTCGTCAACTTGAGGAGCTTGAGGCCAACCAGCCTGGCAAACCCAAGGTCGAAATCATGGCATCGAAGGGGATGATGGAAGCAGTATCGGAAATGCGAAAAGAAAAAAAAATGACAGCCGCCTAA
- a CDS encoding MerR family transcriptional regulator, which produces MSSKHCAQDVPKKRLYSIKELVSLIGATEWFWRSQIWDGELAYVQVGRKQFIDYQDIETFINKNKHSN; this is translated from the coding sequence GTGTCTTCAAAGCACTGTGCCCAAGATGTGCCCAAAAAGAGATTGTACTCGATCAAAGAGTTGGTCTCCCTGATCGGCGCAACCGAATGGTTCTGGCGGAGTCAAATCTGGGACGGTGAGCTTGCTTATGTCCAGGTCGGGCGGAAACAGTTCATCGACTACCAGGATATTGAAACCTTTATAAATAAAAATAAACATAGCAACTGA
- a CDS encoding tyrosine-type recombinase/integrase: MGSLYQRGNTWWIKYYRQGKYYRESSGSTKKMVAKKLLSRREGDIAKGKTPGVQFDKISFEDLAENFLRDYRVNQKKSLTKATRSVNHLSTAFERLAVPQITTPRINAFIESRINEGAANATINRELAALKRMMNIGAQQTPPMVDRVPHIPMLEENNVRKGFFEHDEFLALRDALPTYLKGLVTFAYKSGWRVSEITGMQWSNVDLPKRIVWLEIGTTKNKEGRTIYLDDELMDVFNAQREIQKRGQQIVPYIFPNRNGDDKIKVFRRAWVTACRQAGIPNRIFHDLRRTAIRNMVRSGIPERVAMMISGHKTRSVFERYNIVSEEDLMIAAKQQEVYLKTQVGTNPGTVIKKGFQRKC, from the coding sequence ATGGGAAGTTTATATCAAAGAGGTAACACCTGGTGGATCAAGTATTACAGGCAGGGGAAGTATTACCGGGAAAGTTCAGGCAGCACCAAAAAGATGGTAGCCAAAAAACTTTTAAGCAGAAGGGAGGGAGATATAGCAAAGGGCAAAACCCCTGGAGTTCAGTTTGACAAGATCTCATTTGAAGACCTGGCAGAGAATTTCCTGAGAGATTATAGGGTCAACCAGAAAAAGTCCCTGACCAAAGCCACAAGAAGCGTCAATCATTTATCCACTGCGTTTGAAAGGCTTGCAGTGCCACAAATTACCACACCGAGGATAAACGCCTTTATCGAAAGCCGAATCAATGAGGGTGCAGCCAACGCCACAATAAATAGAGAACTGGCGGCTCTTAAAAGGATGATGAACATTGGGGCACAACAAACACCACCAATGGTGGACAGGGTTCCCCACATACCCATGCTGGAAGAAAATAACGTTCGGAAGGGCTTCTTTGAGCATGATGAATTCTTGGCATTGCGTGATGCCCTGCCAACCTACCTGAAAGGGCTTGTCACCTTTGCATACAAGTCCGGCTGGCGTGTATCTGAAATCACCGGCATGCAATGGTCCAATGTTGATCTTCCAAAGAGGATAGTATGGCTGGAAATCGGAACTACCAAAAACAAGGAAGGACGCACCATCTACCTTGATGACGAGCTGATGGATGTTTTCAATGCCCAGCGGGAAATACAGAAAAGGGGCCAACAGATTGTTCCCTATATCTTCCCCAACCGCAATGGTGATGACAAAATCAAGGTTTTCCGAAGAGCATGGGTAACAGCTTGCCGCCAAGCAGGAATACCCAATCGGATTTTTCATGACCTGAGGAGAACGGCTATCAGGAATATGGTTCGGTCAGGCATACCAGAGAGGGTGGCCATGATGATCTCAGGGCATAAGACAAGGTCTGTTTTTGAACGCTATAACATTGTAAGCGAGGAGGACTTGATGATTGCTGCCAAGCAACAGGAAGTTTACCTAAAAACTCAGGTGGGCACAAATCCAGGCACAGTCATTAAAAAGGGCTTCCAGCGAAAATGCTGA
- a CDS encoding 16S rRNA (uracil(1498)-N(3))-methyltransferase: protein MRRFYIKTDSICNGRAVITGQEARHLGTVLRLGPGDRVELVDGRGTIARAEIETLSHNTAVFTILDSSSPGAESPVHITLAQGMLKDKKMDMLVRHLTELGICQWIPFYSSRSIPKPDAKRIYSRMERWNKIAREALKQCGRSMLPLIEDPIPFDQLLKTSTDYDGKIAFWENATAPIHTIQTPSMEPAKKIIVLIGPEGGFSSFEIDAARENGFSSCSLGPRILRAETASLTAAALVQYLFGDLGKNNP, encoded by the coding sequence ATGCGTCGATTTTACATTAAAACAGACAGTATCTGTAACGGCAGGGCGGTTATTACCGGACAGGAGGCCAGACACCTGGGAACCGTGCTGCGCCTTGGGCCTGGAGACAGGGTTGAGCTTGTGGACGGCAGGGGAACCATTGCCAGGGCAGAGATCGAGACCCTCTCCCACAACACGGCAGTGTTCACCATTCTTGACAGCTCATCCCCAGGCGCTGAATCACCCGTCCATATTACCCTTGCCCAGGGAATGCTCAAGGACAAGAAAATGGACATGCTTGTGCGCCACCTGACCGAACTTGGCATCTGCCAATGGATCCCCTTTTATTCAAGCCGGTCCATCCCAAAACCCGACGCAAAACGGATCTATTCAAGGATGGAAAGGTGGAACAAAATTGCAAGGGAGGCCTTAAAGCAATGCGGCAGAAGCATGCTGCCCCTTATCGAAGACCCCATCCCCTTTGACCAACTCCTTAAAACATCCACAGATTATGATGGAAAAATAGCCTTCTGGGAAAATGCCACAGCCCCCATCCACACCATCCAGACACCATCCATGGAACCGGCAAAAAAGATCATTGTACTCATCGGACCCGAGGGCGGCTTTTCAAGTTTTGAGATTGATGCGGCAAGAGAAAATGGTTTTTCCTCCTGCTCACTTGGCCCCCGCATACTCAGGGCAGAGACTGCTTCCCTTACGGCCGCTGCCCTTGTCCAGTATCTTTTCGGGGACCTTGGTAAAAATAATCCTTGA